TGCAATAAGTCATTTTCACGAAATGATCATTTCActcaacacaaacgtattcatacaggagaaaaaccatatcactgtgatatctgcggtaaatcattctctgtaagttTTCGGTTAAAAattcacacacgtattcatacaggagagcagccatatcactgtgatatctgtggtaaatccttctctgaaaaaggtgacttaactaaacacaaacgcattcacacaggagaaaccCCATTtcagtgtgacatctgtggtaaggCATTTTCTAGAAATGCTAATTTAACCACTCACAAGCGTGTTCAtactggtgagaaaccatatcactgtgatatctgtggtaaatcattctctcatggaAATGTCTTAattgcacacaaatacattcacacaggagagaaaccatatcattgtgatgtctgtggtaaatcattttctcaagcAAGTCACTTAAGTAAGCACAAACatgttcatacaggtgagaagccatatcattgtgacatctgtggtaaatcattctctgttggAAGTGCAGTAACTGgacacaaacgtactcacacaggagaaaaaccatattgttgtgatatctgtggaaagtcATTCTCTCAAACAAGTCATTTAACTGCTCACAGGCgtgttcatactggagagaaaccatatcactgtgatgtctgtggtaaatcattctctgtaaatgATTCCTTAacaactcacaaacgtattcatacaggagagaagccttatcactgtgatatctgtagtaaatcattctctcaaataaACCACTTGACTAGACACAGATTTATCCATACAAGAGATGAAGCATCGCTGTAATAATTGGTGATTCATTCTCTCAAGATGATGACTTActgcacatatatttttacaggaaACTATATTGCTAATATCtttggtaaatcattttcttcaaaggatcacttaactaaacacaagcaTGCTCatacagaagaaaaacaatattgcTGCTATATCTGTGGTACATCATTCTCCTAAACAGGTCacttaactatatatgtatatattcatatggaaAGTGACTGTAGTTGAATGTATTACTTCtgatataattaaaataccaTTGTAATGGTGTACTCAAAGTATTCAGAGCTGAATGAGAAGCTACTACATCAAGCATTTGTTgactggagaaagcctttgagtTCTACACTGTAGCTTGGTGGTTATTAAGAAATCTTAGTGGAGATGAATGGTTTATGAGAGCCATGCAAGCCATCCCtgtattacagaatatatatatatttggatgggGGCAACACTATGCAGAGACAGTAAAgcattgaaacaaaaacactacTAATGCACCAGTTATTACGCAGATGTGTAAAATATACAATTTGGTCTACTCAATTTACTTTAGCTTACAAACCTACAAACAGTAGGTTTGTAAAGCAGTGTCTGTGGATTGTTGAAGGGAGAGTATTCAGTCATCGATGAAACTAGCTCAATTTCCTCTTTGTTCATGAAGGTATATAAACCTACAAACTAGGTTTGTAAGCAGTGTGTCTGTGGATTGTTGAAGGGAGAGTACTCAGTCATCGATGAAACTAGCCCAGTTTCCTCTTTGTtcatgaagttatatatatagggtcaaGGTGTTCACAGCATTGGCTAAAAACCTAAGATGTATTCTGCAATATTACTGTGAATGCACCAgtaattttattattgatttatttgacttTATAGAGGAATTGTTAAGAAATATATTCTCATAAATCAGATATGATAACATCAGTGTAAAGTTAGGTTACAACTAAATATTGTTACTATCTCCAAGGCCTTTTGACACAAAGAGCCTCCATATATTCTCTGCTTCTGTTTCAGTTCCCACCCTATTATAATCTTTCTCTTTACTTGTTGACCAAGTAGGCCTAAGCCTTCCTCTTTTGTATCTTGGCCTGTCCATTTAAGTTGGttctaaccatcatcatcatcatcttattaacTCTTAAAAGTTCAGTACCACAAATAACTGCAACTGTCACTGGGTTCCTGAACTACACATGatttattctttacattattGAAGCATCTtcaaattttcacattttttaataatttattagtccaaggcagtgagctggcagaaacgttagcacatcggggaaatgcttaacggtatttcgtctgtctttacattctgagttcaaattctgccaaggtcaactttgcctttcattcttttggggtcgataaattaagtaccagttgtgtactgggtcgatctaatcaactggccccctccccccaaatttcgggccttctgcctagagtagaaaggaataattTATTAGTTCCTGTTGTGTTGCAGCAAGCAAGAATG
This region of Octopus bimaculoides isolate UCB-OBI-ISO-001 chromosome 6, ASM119413v2, whole genome shotgun sequence genomic DNA includes:
- the LOC106871461 gene encoding zinc finger protein 271; the protein is MCIYCIKKRKIMENISYENKVKCKTDSKKINSDELLKERAKTSFLCNSCGKSFSQKCNLNIHKRIHTGEKPFHCDFCGKSFSQINHLTKHKRIHTGEKPYSCNFCAKSFYGSGELTKHERIHTGERPYHCDICGRSFSVNDHLTKHKRIHTGEKPFHCDICGKAFSCNGDIPIHKRSHTGEKPYDCDMCGKSFTTKGHLTTHKRSHTGEKPYHCDVCGKSFIQNCQLIRHTRIHTGEKPYHCDTCGKSFSENAHLINHKRIHTGEKPYHCHICNKSFSRNDHFTQHKRIHTGEKPYHCDICGKSFSVSFRLKIHTRIHTGEQPYHCDICGKSFSEKGDLTKHKRIHTGETPFQCDICGKAFSRNANLTTHKRVHTGEKPYHCDICGKSFSHGNVLIAHKYIHTGEKPYHCDVCGKSFSQASHLSKHKHVHTGEKPYHCDICGKSFSVGSAVTGHKRTHTGEKPYCCDICGKSFSQTSHLTAHRRVHTGEKPYHCDVCGKSFSVNDSLTTHKRIHTGEKPYHCDICSKSFSQINHLTRHRFIHTRDEASL